Below is a genomic region from Candidatus Micrarchaeia archaeon.
TCTAATTCCACAATCGCAAAAACGTAGGGGACCTGCTCCTCGAAGCCGGACGCAGGGCTGTGTATTTCAGTGAAAGAGTATATTTTGCCCGTGCCCTTGAAATTCAAGAATTCGAGCTTGCCTTTCCTCCTGCATTTCGGGCATATGGTGCGCGGGGGGAAATATGCAGTGGAGCAGGTGAGGCACCTGTTGCCCTTCATCCTGTATCTTTCCGGTATCCTTCTCCAAGTAAGCGGAATGCTCTCTTTCATTTTTCACACCCTTTTGAATATGTGCACCACCGATGTTGCGCCGCTTCCGCCCACGTTCTGGGCCAGCCCGATTTCAGCGTCCGCTACCTGCCTGCCCTCGGCTTTGCCCCTGAGCTGCCATGTGAGCTCCACCGCCTGCTTCACTCCGGTAGCCCCCACAGGGTGACCCGCGGCCTTCAGGCCTCCGGAAGTGTTGATTGCGACCTCGCCGCCCAGGCCGGTCCTTCCTTCTAGCGTGGCCTTTCCGCCCTCGCCTTTCCTGAACAGGCCCAGGTCCTCTATAGCCATTATCTCGGCTATGGTGAAGCAATCATGAACCTCGGCAACGTCAACGTCTTTCGGGCCTATCTTGGCCATCTCGTAAGCTCTTTTCGCCGCAATCTGCGTTGCTTTTATCTCGCTGAGCTTTTCGCGCGAATGCAGCGCTATCGTGTCCGAAGCCTGGGCAGAAGCGACTATCTCTATGGGCTGCTCCTGGTATTTTTTCGCGATCTCCACCGGCGCGAGCACCACCGCCGCTGCCCCATCCGTTATGGGCGAGCAGTCGAACATCTTGAGCGGGTCAGCGACCACCTTGGATTTCAGCACCATATCAATGGTTATCTTGTTCTGAAATTGCGCGTAAGGGTTCCTGGAGCCATGCTCATGGTTCTTCACCGCAACGGCTGCGAGCATCTCCTCGGTGGTTCCGTATTCGTGCATGTGCCGTTTGGCCATGAGCGCGTAAAGCCCTGGGAACGTAGCGCCCATGAAAAGCTCCCATTCCTGGTCGCCGGCGCCTCCGAGTATCTGCGAAACCTCGTTGGTGTCCAGGTCGTTCATTTTCTCCACTCCGCCAACTACTACGAAATCGTGCATTCCGCTGGCAACAGCCATGTAGCCCTGCCTGAGTGCGACCCCGCCTGAAGCGCAAGCAGCCTCGACCCTTGTCACAGGGATGGGGTTGAGGCCCATGTGGTCTGCGATGAGCGCGGCCACGTGCTCCTGGCCTATTAAGCTGCCCGAGGCCATGTTTCCAACGTATCCGGCGCTGATTTCGTTGCCCTGGAGCCCTGCGTCCCCTATCGCCTTTATCCCGGCATCTATGACCAAATCTCGGAAGCCCTTCTCCCAGTGCTCCCCGAATTTCGTCATGCCTGCCCCTATTATCGCGACTCTCCTCATAAACATCACTTTGTGCGAATAAGTCCCAGTATGCGTTATTCCGCACGCATTTTATAAACATAACTAAGGGGTGTTCGGCAAATGGCGTAATTAAAAATTTTAGCACGCAATCCGCTTCCATGCGAAAATCCGATTATACGAAGTTCATGCGCGAGGCGATAAAGGAATGCCTCCTGGGCGTGAAGGAAGGACAGAGCCCGTTCGGCTGCGTGATAGTGAAGGATGGAAAAATAGTCGCAAGGGCGCACAACATCGTGCTCTTATCTTCGGACCCTACGGCCCATGCGGAAGTGAACGCCTTGCGGAAGGCTGGGAAAAAGCTCGGGATAAGTCTGAAGGGATGCGTTCTTTTTTCCTCCTGCGAGCCGTGCCCCATGTGCTTCAGCGCCTCGCACTGGGCGAAAGTTGATGAAGTGGTTTACGGAGCCACAATAGAGGACGCGAAAAACCTGGGATTCAGCGAGCTGATGCTGCACGACCGCGAATTCAGGCGCAGGGGCTCGCGCGTAAAACTAATCCCGAATTTCCTGCGCGCGGAAGCTGTAAATGCGATGAAGACATGGAAAGGGAAGCCGTACTAATTCTGCGCTCATTTTGCCCCTCCATTCCAGTGCAAACCAACTTATTTAAAGTTTGTGGTATATTAATAATTTAAATGGTTTTTGTTAGGTGAAACTATGCCCCATAAATGTGTGCCTAAGTTGCGATTCATAATAGGAGAGCACGCCTCTCCGCCCGATGCGCATAACGCGTTCAAGAAATTCGACGGGAGATGGGATCTTGTTACTTCCCGGGCGCCCGCAAAAGTCGGGCTGGAAATGGTTAAGGCGATAGTGCTTCTGAATATGTTAAGCAGATTATCGAAAAAGCCTGAAAAACCGCCCGGCCATTTATTTCTTGTGAGGGAATTCAGGAATGATGTTATGGCTGCAGCAAGTGCAATCAGGGAGAAGGCGGAATTAGGGCCCAAGAAAGCCCATATGGGCCCTGACGCGAGCCCTGAAACTAACAACGTGCTGGCTAAACTGAAGGA
It encodes:
- a CDS encoding Zn-ribbon domain-containing OB-fold protein is translated as MKESIPLTWRRIPERYRMKGNRCLTCSTAYFPPRTICPKCRRKGKLEFLNFKGTGKIYSFTEIHSPASGFEEQVPYVFAIVELDEGARITGQVVDAHKPEVKIGDRVEAVFRKIQSDDPEGLIHYGFKFRLVK
- a CDS encoding thiolase domain-containing protein encodes the protein MRRVAIIGAGMTKFGEHWEKGFRDLVIDAGIKAIGDAGLQGNEISAGYVGNMASGSLIGQEHVAALIADHMGLNPIPVTRVEAACASGGVALRQGYMAVASGMHDFVVVGGVEKMNDLDTNEVSQILGGAGDQEWELFMGATFPGLYALMAKRHMHEYGTTEEMLAAVAVKNHEHGSRNPYAQFQNKITIDMVLKSKVVADPLKMFDCSPITDGAAAVVLAPVEIAKKYQEQPIEIVASAQASDTIALHSREKLSEIKATQIAAKRAYEMAKIGPKDVDVAEVHDCFTIAEIMAIEDLGLFRKGEGGKATLEGRTGLGGEVAINTSGGLKAAGHPVGATGVKQAVELTWQLRGKAEGRQVADAEIGLAQNVGGSGATSVVHIFKRV
- a CDS encoding nucleoside deaminase; the encoded protein is MRKSDYTKFMREAIKECLLGVKEGQSPFGCVIVKDGKIVARAHNIVLLSSDPTAHAEVNALRKAGKKLGISLKGCVLFSSCEPCPMCFSASHWAKVDEVVYGATIEDAKNLGFSELMLHDREFRRRGSRVKLIPNFLRAEAVNAMKTWKGKPY